AAGGTGGACAAGCACTGTCCTCCGCAATCTGGCCCTGAATCATCTTGAACATCGAAAAGTCTCTCTCCGTATTGTCGAGCCTGACTCCCAATCCCAGATCAATGTTGCGCCGGACGCTAAGCCTTCCGCGGAACAATTATATATTGCGAAGGAATCGCAGAATCGGATGCGTCATGTGTTATCCAGCCTGGGGCCGCTTGAGCGGGAGTGCGTTTTGATGTTTGCGGAAGGCCAAGTTACAAAGAAATCGCTCTTCAGAAAGACTTGACCTACGGGGTCGCAGTGGATGTGGTTCGTCGGTCTCTCAGGAAGCTACGAAAACAGATTCCGGCGCGCCAAGGATAGACGCTCATGCCCTTCAAACAACATCCATGCTCAAGCATCGATCCTCTCGGTACTCAACGGGACTGCTGACGGAGCCGAACGGAGAGCGGTTTCAGAGCACATCGCAGTCTGCCCTCGGTGCAGTGTTGTCTCCGAGCGCCACGGCCTATTGCTTCGGGAACTCGGCGCGTGTAGCAAGCTCTCTCTTCCATCAAAGCAGACGCAAGCTAAACCCAAGTCGCTGGCTTTTCCCAAGAGAGCGACTGCGAAGGCAATTGCAGCCAGGATCGCGATTGTCGCGATTGCCGCGATCGTGCTCATCATGATCTCTGCGTGGCCGAGACACATTCAGACGGTCAGT
This sequence is a window from Edaphobacter lichenicola. Protein-coding genes within it:
- a CDS encoding RNA polymerase sigma factor — translated: MESGTTKHPDGYTRGKEYLPSEESSGVLVLEDVAEFYNSRRQSLFGQAFALVRNRALAEDLTQEAFAKLIVEVKSGGRIQSAVRWTSTVLRNLALNHLEHRKVSLRIVEPDSQSQINVAPDAKPSAEQLYIAKESQNRMRHVLSSLGPLERECVLMFAEGQVTKKSLFRKT